ATGGACCTCACCGAAGAGCTCATCAAGTTCGTAGCCATGGAAGTCAACGGAACCACGATCACTCACTTTAACGGCAACGAGATCAACCTCGGCAATTGGACTAAGCTGAGCATGCGCGAAGCAATCATCAAATGGTGGCCCAAGGCTGCGGGCCCCGCTCCGAGGTTGGAAGACTTTGCTGCCGCGAGTTCGCTTGCCGCTCACTTCGAAGAAGCTCACAAAGCGATGGAGGCTTATCGCGCAAAACGCGGAGAGACCATCGACCCTATCTGGATCGAAGGCGAGTCACCCGAGATCCAGGAACCTGCTGATCAGCAAATGATGTTCGAGGCTTGGGGATTAGTTCTCCGTAAATATCCGGACCGCCTCGGCAAGATGATTGCTGACGTATTCGAGCTTCTCGCCGAAAAGCATCTCATCCAACCCACCATCATCTACGACTTCCCCCTGGCCGTCTCGCCGCTCTCGAAGGTCAAACCCGAAGAGCCCGACTGGGTCGAGCGCTTCGAGTTCTACATCGGCGGCTTCGAGGTCGGTAACGCCTTCTCCGAGCTTAACGACCCCGTCGATCAGGACAACCGCTTCCAGCAACAGATCGAACAGAAGGAAAAGGGTGACGAAGAAGCCATGTCCGCCGTCGACGACGACTACGTCCGTGCCCTCGGCTACGGCCTGCCACCGACAGCAGGCGAAGGCATCGGCATCGACCGCCTCACCATGCTACTAACAAACTCCAGCTCTATCCGCGACGTCATTCTCTTCCCTCTCATGCGCCCACGACAAAAGACCGCCGAACAAGTCGCACAGAAGGAAGAGCAACCGCACGGTGAGTCAACCGAATAAATCAACCTTTGTTCATGCTCAGCTACACCAGAACTCGCTTTCACGAAGTTCGATTACGCCTTGAGCATCACGTTCCAACAAGCAGGCTCAACGCTTTTCTCTGGGAGTTCTTCCTCTTCGGATTCAAACAAGCGTGGGCCTGTCTCTTTGGCGGGATCATTCTCGGCCTCGTGTTAGTAACAAAAATCTACTGGCCTCCTCATGCAAGTCTTGCACGATATGACTTCTTGTTTCTTGCTGCACTTTTGGTCCAATTCGTTCTGCTTGCTTTCAGGATGGAAACGATTCGGGAGGCCAAAGTCATATTGGTCTTTCATATTGTGGGTACATTGATGGAGCTTTTTAAAACCTCCGTAGGCTCCTGGACCTATCCCGAACACAACCTCATCCGAATCGGACATATCCCTCTCTTCTCCGGCTTCATGTACTCATCGGTTGGCAGCTATCTGGCCCGAACCACTCGCATTTTAGACATGCGATATACACATTACCCAAATAAAAAGTTCACCCTGGTTTTGGCCGCTCTTATCTACTTAAATTTCTTCACGCATCACTTTCTACCAGATATGCGCGCTTTACTTTTTCTTCTTGTAGCAATTGCCTTTGGACGCACCTGGGTTTATTACCGCCCATATCGAAGGATTCATCGCATGCCTTTGCTATTGGGGTTCTGCCTCGTCGCTTTCTTCATTTGGATAGCTGAAAATGTGGGAACCTTCGCCACCATATGGGTCTACCCTCATCAGCAAAATGGCTGGCATTTCGTCCACTTTGAGAAATATGGTGCTTGGTTTCTCCTTATGATCATCAGCTTTATTCTGGTTTCTTTTGTTCATCCGCCGCGTGCTCCAGTAGAGAAGGAACTCTCGGGCGAATCGCTTCTCTTGGATTCAGAGGCGTGACAGAATCATCCGATCAACTACTAAGTCAACGATATCCAGCAGTGAATATGACCACGTGCATGGGAATTCACCCAAAAGGGCGATGCTATTTCCCCTTCTTCAGCCGCTTCACCACACCGGCCAGCGAGTGGTCGTTCATCGCCTCCACCGCATCTTCCCGCAACTTCTTCAGCAATCCGGTGAGGGCTTTGTCTTCCATTGAGAGCCAGTCCCCTGCCGTGGCCTGGAACACGTCTCCCAGCCCGATCTGCTTGGGAGGCAGCTTGAGCCTTGCTCCACCGTTGGGCCCTTTGCGCTGTTCGATCAGTCCCGCTTTATGGAGCAGCAGAAACGTGCGCCGCACCATCACAGGACTCTCGTGTAGCTCTTCGGCGATCTCAGCCGAGGTCATCCGGCCTTCTGACGCCGCGGCCAGGACTGCCAACACTCTTACACCCAACTGAAACCGCTCGCTGTTTGCCACGCAAGCAAACTAACACAGCAAACGGAGTGGCGTCCCCTGCCCTTCTCCCATGTAGAATTTTGAGGTGAACATCCTTTTCGTCGGCGACGTCTTCGGCTCTGCCGGTCGCCACATCGTACGCGAGCACCTTCCACACGTTCTCGAAACCAACTCCGTCGACCTGCTCGTCATCAATGGCGAGAACGCCGCCGGTGGCTTCGGTATTACCCCCTCCATCGCCGAAGAGATCTTCGATATGGGAGCCCACGTCATCACCACCGGCAACCATATCTGGGACAAGCGCGAGATCTTTGAGTACATGACCGTTCCGGCCGACTCGCACGAGCGCAGCCGACGCATCATCCGCCCCGCCAACTATGCCGTCGGAACACCCGGTTTCGGCTTCTACCAGGGCGAGCTTCCTGATGGACAGCAGTATGCCGTCATGAATCTTCAGGGCCGCGTCTTCATGTCCTCCTGCGACGACCCCTTTCGCAAGGCGGACGAACTTCTCAGCCAGATCACAGCAAAGGTTGTCCTGCTCGACATCCACGCCGAGACCACCAGCGAAAAAGTTGCGCTTGGCTGGTATCTCGATGGTCGCATCACCGCGGTCCTCGGGACTCACACCCACATCCCCACAGCCGATGCTCGCGTTCTTCCTAACGGCACAGCCTTCATCACTGATGTAGGGATGTCCGGCCCCTACGACTCCGTGATTGGCGTCGAGACCGAGCTTGTCCTCAACCGCTTCCTTACAGGAATGCCGGGAAAGTTCGAGGCCGCCAAAGGTAACCCAAAGATGTGCGCTGTCCTCATCGGTTGCGATGGAGCTACGGGCCGCGCGCACTCCATTCAGCAAATCATTTTGGGCGAGTAAGGAGAACTAACCTTACAAGCCCTTTTCCATCATCACGAACTCCAGATCGTCTCGTAGAGGTTTCCCTACTCGTTCATCACCATACGGAAACGGCTCCAGCTCTCCGGTTCTTACATATCCACGGCGCTCGTACCATGCAATCAGCCTCTGCCGGACGTTCACGACGGAGATGCGTATACGTCTGCCGCCTTTTTGCCGTACAGCATTCTCCGAGGCTTCTACCATCTTTCGGCCTAGCTGCTGTCCTTGCTGATCAGGTTGAACTGCCAGCAGCCCCATGTACCAGAGACCATCATGCTTCGGCTCCAGCCAGACCGATCCCAGTAATCTTCCGTTCGTCTCATCCCGATAGATCATCAGCAACGCATCGGAATGCTTCGAGAGGTTCTCCTCCAGGGTCTTCTGACTGATTCGTTCGCCTTCGATGTACTTGCTCTCTACCGTCCATCCAACTCCACCTCGAAAGGCGAGGTTCGTCAACGCAACGATCTCAGGAAAATCCGAAGAAGAAGCAGATTTGAATTCCATGATTTTTTCTCGGTGTTCTCGGACTGCACCAACTCTCCTCAGTTACACAGCAAGAAACGTAAGCTGTTTTGCGCGCATCAACTCAGCATGAGGGATGAAGGAGCTTTTGGAGACACCATCGAGCCTGACCTGGTTGTAGAACGCTCCCGCTTTGTGACTCTTCGCATCGATACGAAGGACGTGGCCTGAAGAGAATCTAATCTCTGCAGAGGGAAACAGCGGTGCTCCCAGCGCCCAATCCGGCTTGCCGGGGCAAAGCGCAAACAGGCCGAGTGAGCTGAGAATGTACCACGCGCTTGTGGCACCGGTGTCTTCGTCGCCAGCAAAGTTGTCTGGAGAATACAGCTCATTGAGGACACGGTGGATCCAGTATTGCGCCCTGTCCCGTCGGCCCGCCGCGGTAAACAGGTAGAGCACGTTGTGGACCGGCTGGTTGGAATGCGCATACTGACCGAAGTCCACAGCAGCCATCTCAGACATCTCGTGAATCTCTTCGCTGTATGTTCCGACATGAAAGACCGGGGCCTGGGTCAGCATCTCTTCGAGGAGCTTCACGCACTCTTCTCTGCCCCCAAACTGCTCCATGAGTCCCTCTGGATCATGGAGGACATTGAAGCGATATTGCCAGGCTCCGCCTTCCACATAGGCTCCGCCCCATGTGTATTGGTCGAAGGGTTCAAGCCATGATCCATCCGCATTGCGGCCGCGAATGAACTTCGTAGAAGGATCGAAAAGCTTTCTCCAGTTCTGCGAGCGCTTCTCAAACATCGCCGCATCCTCAGACATACCGGCTGCACGCGCAACCTGAGCGATGCAGAAATCACCATATGCGAAATCCAGCGTCTGGGCTGCTCCGCCTTCAACCGCGTCGCTGGGGACATAACCCAGCTTCAGATAGTGCTCAATGCCGACGCGACCATAGCCTTTGGAGGGATCGCCTTTTTGTGTCGCGTGCTTTTTCAGGCCAAGATAGGCTGTTTGAAGATCAAATCCAGTCAGCCCCTTGGCTACAGCATCACCGAAGACAGAGTCGATAAGACTGCCGGTCATTGCACCGCGATAGCCGGGGCATGGAAACTGCGGGAACCAGCCGCCTTCCTTGAGAGCGTTGACCCACCCCTCGAGAATCTGCGTCAGTCGTTCTGGATAGAGCAGAGCCATCATCGGGTACCAGGCGTGGTAGTCATCCCAGTAACCGTGGTCAGCGAACAGGACACCTAGTTCGATCTTTCCGTTGTAAGGGCTGCGATGCACGATCTTCCCGGTAGCGTCCTTCTCATGCCACATGCGTGGAAACAGCTTCGTGCGGTACAGGCAGGAATAGAAGGTCCGCAGTTGTGTGTCCGTAGCGCCCTGAAGATGAACACGGCCGAGTGCCTCTTCCCACACTGCTGCCGCTTCATGCGCCAGATCGTCGAAGGTCTTTTCTCCAATCTCTGCGTTGAGGTTCAGCGTCGCCTGATCGGAGGAGATGAAGGAGGTGCCGACACGCAGATGCACGGTATCAACCTTCGAATCCGCGAAGTGGACAACGGCGACACGATGCTTCTGGAACGACTTCATCTCGACTTGTGCGATCGGAGTATCCGACTTGAACACGTAGTAGGTCGCAAAACCGGGCTGAACGCCACCTTCGTTCTGGTGGGTCAGAGCACGAATCAAGTTGTTTGCGGAGTCATGCTCGATCTCTGCGTCGTCCCCGGGCAGATCGAGAAAAACGCCGCGCTGGCCATCGCCCTGAAAGGTGAAGCGCATCGCGGCGCCGTGCTCTGTCGGCGTCAGCTCCAGCCAGCAGCGATAACGCATGAGTTGCACCTTGAGACGGTGCGGAAAGATTTCAAGCTCGTGAGGGCGATAGGAGGAAGCTCGTTTGCCTGGCTCCGGTGCGGCCTCTCCACTGAAAGGGAGTACGGTGGCGTATCCGTAGTCGCCCAGCCAGGGGCTGAGCTGGTGAGTACAGCGAACCCCTTGCAGGCGCTCATCCTGCGGCTGAAAGAACCAGCCGCGCTGATCGTTGGATTGCAATGTCCAGTGCGCCATGCCGAACGGCATAGCGACGATCGGCAAAGTGTTTCCACGAGAGAAGAGTCGTGTGGATGCGGTTCCCTGGAGGGGATTGACGTATTCCACCAAACGAGACGATGAGCTGCCGCGCTTACGCTCCGGCTCTTGTCCAGGCTCAGCCTTGGCTTCTCCAATGCACGATGCGAATGCAGCCGTGCTCCCTAGCTTCAAAAATGTACGCCGATTGAGATCCAGTGTGTCCAAGGCTCCGATTTCTCCTCGTAATGATTTTGCTATAAATCATGCCGATCCATGACATTGGAGACATTGGAACAAAAATGGGCCCGCTACTCCCCCTCCCCTCAAAAATAGCGTAAAGTATTCAATTAACAATAGTTAGGCGTGGACCATCGATCTAGATGATCCAGAATTTCAGGCTTTTGAGGAGTGACCTCTGCAAAGTATTCAACGATATAGGGTTACGAATCCCTGAGAAATCATTTCTGGTGAAGCGGCTGCTTCTTTCTCTCTTTTAATTCTAACGAAAGGCGTGGGGAAGATCCGCAATCGATAATCCATTTATTTACTGCGAGATAGAGGAGAAGAGGGGTTGACAAACTGTAGAGACCGATTGATTTGCTAGAAAAGCAGAATCGGCAGCCGAGATGGCTGCCGATTTCGTCGTAATGCCCTTCGCCTTTTAGCGTCGACGGGGAGCACGGTGGGCAGGCGTCGGTTTCGCTGGAGCCTTCTTCGGCTCAACGACAGCTCCGTTGCTCATCGTGATCATGAGTGGTTTGGGGGTAAAGGAATCATAGGTTCCAGTGACTGTGACCTTGTCTCCTACTGCAGGAGGCGTCTTGAGAGGAGCAGTCAGGTTGAAGGTAAAGTCCGCAGTCTTGGATTGAACAGCATCGTCAGAAACGGCGACCTGAAGCGCGGTGTCAGAGACCGAAACTACGGTCGTATCCGGAAACTGGACCGACTTGCCCTTGATGGTGTCCCACACCTTGGCAGCATCATCCGCGCTTCCGTTTTGGAGGATAAACTCCTTGTCGGAAACTGCCAGAGTTGCCAGATCAGGAGTACTTGCGATCACCTGCTTCACGATATCTTCAGGCTTCGGAGCAGGCTTAACCGTGCTGGCAAAGTCTGCCGGCGGTTCAAGGCTTTGCTGCGAGGCTGTCGCGACTGCATCAAAGCCGTCGTCTGCGCCGTGGTACTTCTTGTAGCAGTATTTGGCCAGGGGCATCATCTGCGACTTGTAGGGCTCGGGAGCAAACGATGCTGCTCGCGCTGCATACCATGTGCAGTTCAACAAATCCGGAGGAGTGGACTGGTAGTACGCCTGAGCGAGAGTATAGGTGTCCTGCAAGAGCGGACCAGGGGTCTTTGTCTGGTCGACCGGAACACTGGAAAGGCTCTGCTTCAGTTGCGTGACCGCCGTTGCAGAGTCCTTCTTATTCAAAGCTGCTGTTGCAATGGCGCGGTGAAAGACAGGCGCAGCCGCTTCCTTGAGCTTGGCAAAATCCGCATCACCTAAACTGGCAGGCTTGGGCGCGTCCAACCCCTTCTGGCCGGATTCAGCAGCCTTATCTAGCTCAGCCTGCTTCGCCGTTGCGTCAGTCAGCTTTTCAGCGTTCTGCAAACGGAAGTACGACTCGAAGGTAAGGGCGCGGATGTTATTGGGATCCACCTGCAAAAGCCGGTCAGCAGCATCGAGCGTCTTAGCCGGATCGAAGGAACTGTAGGCCAGCATGAGGCGCTGCAGAACATCTTCCTTCACCTTAGACTGCGGGTAGGTCTGCAGGAAGGACTCCAGTGCAGGAGCCTGCGTCTGCGGTGTGCTCTGCCCAATGGCCGCTGTATAAGCATTGTATTCCGCCGGGGCTAATTGAACGCCCGACTGCGCGTTAGACCCGGTATCTGCCGGGGTTTGTGCAACCGCAATACGCGCACACGATGCAACGCTAGCGACCGCCAGGAGAGACGCAACCACTGCCTTCTTCATTCCCACACTCCTCAGTAAATCTCTTCAGTAAAAACTTTTTCGCAAATCTGCCAACCGAATTCTAACGGGTGGTCAGACCGATATATTACATTTTTGATGTATCACAGCACAGATAACGCATAAGCCAATCATCCCTTTGCATTCAATTCAAAGGAAGGGTCAACTGAGTTTGTGCATCATGGCATGATGATGCGGATTATAGAAACCACGTTGCTCCGTGGCAAGCTGCGCGAATGGAGCGACTTTCCGGGCCATTTTTGCGGATCTTCGAAACTGCTCCTGACACTGTAACGAGTCCATCATGAATCTGTGACAAATTTCTGCCATTGGAAACCGGGCTAAAAGGCCAAATATCTGCGCGGTAAACCCATAGGTTGTATTAGGTACTGATTATCCACAATAGCTTGTATTATCCCCGTTGATTCTGTGATTCTCCGAGGCTAACCTTAGCTCAGTCTTATTCCTGTGTTCCCTATTTCGACGGTACACCTGTGGAGAGGTGACTTTGCTCAAACTTAAGAAAGTCCAGATTCTCGGATTCAAATCGTTTTGCGACCGCACAGAGGTTCAACTCTCTGGTGAAGGCATTGCGGCCATTGTCGGCCCTAACGGCTGCGGCAAATCGAACATCTCAGACGCGATCACGTGGGTTCTGGGAGAGCAGTCGGCGAAGAGCCTGCGCGGCGTAAAAATGGAAGACGTGATCTTCGCAGGAACGAGAGATCGTAAGCCGACAGGAATGGCCGAGGTCTCTCTAACGCTCGTTGATCCTGAGGTCTATGACGGGACAAGCCTTTCTCCGGATGGGCCAGAGGTAGTGATCACCGACGAACATCCCGCCGAGCAGATGGCCAACACTACCGATTGGGATGAGGCGGCTCTACGTCAACAGCACGCGCAGGAGACGGACGACGCTGTTGCTGAAGCACAGCCAGGTACGGTGATCGAAGGCGAGGCCACTGAAGCTCCCGTAGGAGGCGTAGAGGCGGGCAACAACAACGTTGTTCTGAAGATTCGTCGCCGGAAGTTCAATCGCGCTCCTGTACGTGCGGGAGAGCTAACCATCACGCGCCGCCTGTTCCGCTCTGGAGACTCGGAGTATCTGCTGAATGGCAAGATCTGCCGTCTGCGCGATATTCAGGACATCTTTATGGGAACGGGCCTCGGCGGCGAGTCCTACGCCATCATCGGCCAGGAGCGAATCGGGCAGTTGCTCAGCTCGAAGCCGCTGGATCGCCGAAGCATTATCGAAGAAGCTGCGGGGATTACGCGCTTCAAGACCAAGAAGCGTTTGGCGGAGCTGCGCCTGGAGTCTGCAAAGCAGAACCTTGCGCGCGTCAATGACATCTTCGAAGAGGTCACACGGCAGATGGCTACCCTGAAGCGTCAGGCAGCCAAGGCGGAACGTTACGGCGCACTTCGCGATGAACTGCGCACGCGGCTTCGGGTTGTGCTGGCTAGCCGTATGGCTCAGCTCGATACGGAACAGACTGCAACCAACGAGAAGATTGCTGCATTGGCCGCGCAGATCGATGCTCAGGGCGCGACGTTAGAACAGATGGACGCGGAACACACCACAGGTGTGAATCGCGGCTATGAGCTCGATCAGCAGATTCGTGAGGCGGGCGCGCGCGCCAATCAGTCAGCAGTCGAGCTAGAGCGGATTACCGCACGCACGGCATCGAACGCGGACCGCATTGCCGAGCTGACGCAGAGGCTTACCTCGGGCACGGAAGAGCTTGCCCAGGCACGCGAGCAGTTAACTTCGCTGGCGGGAGAGCTGGAGCAGCACAAGAATTTTCTGGAGAACGCGACCACGGAGGCCGCTTCTTCTCGGCAGGCTGCACAGCAGCAGCAAAACGAAGCGCAGGAGGCGGTACGGGGCCTTCAGGCAGTAGAACAACAGGCCGAACAGAATCGGCGGCAGACATTGCAGCTGGTTCAGCGTGCCTCTCAGACTCGAAATGAAGAGGCTCAGGCGGCGGCAGCGCTTGCCAGCCTGGAGCAGGAAGCCCAACGCCTGGAGCGAGAGTCTGAGACTGCCCGGCAGGAGTTGGAGACTCTGGGGCTGCAAAGGGGACAGGTCAAGATCTCCTTTGAGTCGGTGACGGAGCGACTGAAGCGTCTCGAGGCAGAGATCGCGGAACTGCGACTCCAGATCGATGCGCGACGCAAGGAAGAGAGCGAGAACAAGCGGAGAGGAGACCAGCTTCGCGGCGAGTTGGCCACGCTCCACGGACGGCGCAACTCTCTTGAGGGATTGATCCGCGACCACAGCTATTCCACGGAGACCGTTCGGAACATCTTCAAATCGAGCACAGCTGCGCAGTCCGGCAATATGGCCCCGATTGGCACGCTTGCGGACTTTCTGGAGGTCGAAGGCAAGTACGAGAGCGTAGTCGACGAGTTTCTGCGCGATGAGCTGAACTACATCGTCGTCAAGAGCTGGGACGCGGCGAACGCAGGAATGCATCTTCTACAGACTGATGTCGCCGGAAGGGCAACTTTCCTGGTCCATCCCAATGATGCACAGGCGAACTTCTCCTTTACTGAAGGCATGGAGAGCGAAGCGGCTGTTCAAACAGCACAGATCGAAGGCGTTGTGCCGCTACGGGAATGCGTCCGAGTGCTGGACGGTTTTGGAAAATCCCTGGAGGTGATCCTGCCTAAGTTGCGGGAGGGTTACGTTGCTCCGGATTCCTATACGGCGCGCAGCCTTGCACTTTCCAATCCGCATGCTTTCTTCCTTGCCCCAACGGGAGAGACGTTTCATAACGTTACGGTGACGGGTGGACGGGCACGTGCCCAGGGTCCGCTGGCTCTAAAACGTGAATTGACGGAAGTACAACAGAAGATTGAGCAGACGGAGCAGGCACTAGCCCAAGCGGACCTGCATACGGCCGATTTGCAGCGCCAAATCGCAGAACAGACCTCAGCCATTGACACGAAGACACAGGAGAGGCGAGAGGCAGAGCGCGAGGCAGCAAACTCTGGTGCGGCGTTGCGTCAGATGGAGTCGGAGACAGCACGGATTGAACGACGACTACAGGAGTGGACTCTCTCGACGGAGCGGAATCGCGATGCCCGCAATCAGAAGACCGAGTTGATTGGACGTCGACAACAGGAAGCTGCCACTTTTGAAGCTGAGCGGGCCGGACTGGAGCAGGCGCTAACGAATCTCCAGGCGCAGCTCGATGAGCTTCGTGGACGCCGAGAACAGCTGCAACAGGCAGCAGCGGAGGCTTCTGCCTCTCTGGCAGGGCTGGAAGAGCGTCGCCGCAATGCGCAGGCGAACTTCGACCAGACATCGCGCCTTTACAACAGCCAGAATCAGCGCATTCAGCAGGTGGAGCAGCAACTGTCGGCTGCGGGAGCGGAGAAGCTGCGGCGTGAAGAAGAGACCAGCAGCCTGGCCGCGCAACATACGGAGCTCTCTGAGACAAAGGCTACCGCCATTGCCGAGGGCGCACGACTCACCGAAGAAGCCAATCAGCTTCGCGCGACCATGAATGAACTGGATCAGAAGCTGCGAACGCTGCGACATGAGACAGAGGCTCTTCGGGAAGAGCGAGCCACCCACACGGCACGGGCCGCAAAACTTGCCTCGGACATCGAACATATTGAGGCCACCTGTCTGAATGATCTGGCGGTGGAAGCGGCTGCGCTTCGAGCAGACGAGGGCATCGCGCGCATCGATGGCGATGCCCTGCACGAGGAAGAAGAAACTTCGCGGGCACTGAAGCAGAGACTGGAATCGATGGGTCCTGTCAACATGATGGCGCTTGAGGAGTACAACGAGACGACTCAACGTCATAGCTTCCTAGAGACACAGCGAAAAGACCTGCTGGACTCCATCGAAAATACGCAGGCTTCCATTAAGGAGATCGACGAAATCTCGAAGCAAAAGTTCAACGAAGCTTTCGGGGTCATCAACGAAAACTTCTCCGTTACCTTCTCGAAGCTCTTCGGCGGCGGACAGGCCTTTATGAAACTGACGGACGCGGAGAACTCGGCCGAGAGTGGTATCGACATTGTGGCCTCGCCTCCAGGAAAGAAGCTCCAGAACATTCTTCTGCTCTCGGGTGGTGAAAAGGCGCTGACGGCACTTTCTCTGCTCGTGGGTATCTTCCAGTTCCAGCCGGCGCCGTTCTGCATCCTGGACGAGGTCGACGCACCTCTAGACGAGACCAACGTGGGCCGTTTTGCCAAACTCATTGCGGACATGAGCGCCAGCACGCAGTTTGTCGTGATCACTCACAGCAAGCGGACGATGGCACAAGCCGACATCATCTACGGAGTCACGATGCAGGAGCCGGGAGTCTCCAAGGTGGTCAGCGTCAATCTGAACCGCCGCGACGAGAACACGACGCGGCGCGCAGTGGCCTAGGCGCTTCCTGAGGGAAGCGTCTAGGTGATCACACGGAACGGGACCAGCGCTCTACGCTTATGTATCTGCCTCTCACATTTGGCCTGCTTGGATTGCTGACCGCCGCTGTGATTGTTCTGCGTTTTCGGTGGTGGAATATCCCTTCCTGGATTCGCAGGACGATATTGATCGTCGCGTTCGCAGCGGTCTTTCTGCGAGTCGCTTTTCTTGCTACCCAGTGGAGCATGGTTTTCCCACGCATGAATGCTATGCACGCCTGGGTTTCCGTTACAGGATATGAGATCCTGCTCGCTCGTTTCAGCCTGATGCGGCCGCGATGGCTGACCTCCATTGGCGCTCTTATCCTGCTTATGCCGTTGATCGGGTCAACGCTTGTGATGCCCCTTACACGATTCTTCGACTGGTCGAAGGCGGACATCTCTTCGCTAGGTGGTCCTTATATCGTGGAGAAGAGTCCGTGGGATACGGATGCTTCCGGCAACTCTGGAATGGACCTAGTTGTGTTTTACCGGCCCCAGTTCTTTCCCTTTGTCCGCCACATGGTGCAGAGAGCAGCTTTCGGAAACGATGAATGTCGATCAGAGGCTGCAACAGTCAAGGCGGATCTGGAAACGCGTAGCGTCCATTTTCATTGTCCCGCCAAGGAAAGCGGGAAGGCTCCTATCGATCTGGTACTGCCTCTTCGTTAAAGGCCACGGACCGCTGGGAACGGTGATAGAGCACTCTCCTGATACCGCGGTTCTGGAAGAGCCAATGAAAGCCGTTTTCTTCACGGGAAAACGGCGCAAACATTGAGGCGTTGGTTTACACCTTCAGGAGAAATGCTCTACCGTCAAAGAGTGATGCAAACCGCACTGACAGAAACTCATCTTGATTCACTTCCTCTTATCGCGCGCGGCAAGGTCCGCGACATCTATTCGCTCGGCGAAAAAGAGTTGCTCTTCATCGCAACAGACCGGATCTCGGCCTTCGATCATGTCCTTGGCAGCGGCATTCCAGATAAAGGAAAGATCCTGACGCAGCTTTCGCTGTTCTGGTTCGACTTTCTTAAGAACACGGTAAAGAATCACGTCCTGACGGCAGATCCAATACGGTTTCCTTCCCTGCTCGCTCCTCATCTCGATCAACTTGCAGGGAGAAGCATGGTGGTTCGCAGGGCGCAGATGTTTCCAGTCGAGTGCGTTGTCCGCGCCTATCTCTCAGGTTCGGGATGGAAGGATTACCAGGCCACCGGAGCGGTTTGCGGGATCAAACTACCTGCCGGTCTGCGCGAATCTGACCGATTGCCGGAACCGATCTTTACCCCGGCCGCCAAAA
This portion of the Edaphobacter sp. 4G125 genome encodes:
- the smc gene encoding chromosome segregation protein SMC, yielding MLKLKKVQILGFKSFCDRTEVQLSGEGIAAIVGPNGCGKSNISDAITWVLGEQSAKSLRGVKMEDVIFAGTRDRKPTGMAEVSLTLVDPEVYDGTSLSPDGPEVVITDEHPAEQMANTTDWDEAALRQQHAQETDDAVAEAQPGTVIEGEATEAPVGGVEAGNNNVVLKIRRRKFNRAPVRAGELTITRRLFRSGDSEYLLNGKICRLRDIQDIFMGTGLGGESYAIIGQERIGQLLSSKPLDRRSIIEEAAGITRFKTKKRLAELRLESAKQNLARVNDIFEEVTRQMATLKRQAAKAERYGALRDELRTRLRVVLASRMAQLDTEQTATNEKIAALAAQIDAQGATLEQMDAEHTTGVNRGYELDQQIREAGARANQSAVELERITARTASNADRIAELTQRLTSGTEELAQAREQLTSLAGELEQHKNFLENATTEAASSRQAAQQQQNEAQEAVRGLQAVEQQAEQNRRQTLQLVQRASQTRNEEAQAAAALASLEQEAQRLERESETARQELETLGLQRGQVKISFESVTERLKRLEAEIAELRLQIDARRKEESENKRRGDQLRGELATLHGRRNSLEGLIRDHSYSTETVRNIFKSSTAAQSGNMAPIGTLADFLEVEGKYESVVDEFLRDELNYIVVKSWDAANAGMHLLQTDVAGRATFLVHPNDAQANFSFTEGMESEAAVQTAQIEGVVPLRECVRVLDGFGKSLEVILPKLREGYVAPDSYTARSLALSNPHAFFLAPTGETFHNVTVTGGRARAQGPLALKRELTEVQQKIEQTEQALAQADLHTADLQRQIAEQTSAIDTKTQERREAEREAANSGAALRQMESETARIERRLQEWTLSTERNRDARNQKTELIGRRQQEAATFEAERAGLEQALTNLQAQLDELRGRREQLQQAAAEASASLAGLEERRRNAQANFDQTSRLYNSQNQRIQQVEQQLSAAGAEKLRREEETSSLAAQHTELSETKATAIAEGARLTEEANQLRATMNELDQKLRTLRHETEALREERATHTARAAKLASDIEHIEATCLNDLAVEAAALRADEGIARIDGDALHEEEETSRALKQRLESMGPVNMMALEEYNETTQRHSFLETQRKDLLDSIENTQASIKEIDEISKQKFNEAFGVINENFSVTFSKLFGGGQAFMKLTDAENSAESGIDIVASPPGKKLQNILLLSGGEKALTALSLLVGIFQFQPAPFCILDEVDAPLDETNVGRFAKLIADMSASTQFVVITHSKRTMAQADIIYGVTMQEPGVSKVVSVNLNRRDENTTRRAVA
- a CDS encoding phosphoribosylaminoimidazolesuccinocarboxamide synthase — protein: MLYRQRVMQTALTETHLDSLPLIARGKVRDIYSLGEKELLFIATDRISAFDHVLGSGIPDKGKILTQLSLFWFDFLKNTVKNHVLTADPIRFPSLLAPHLDQLAGRSMVVRRAQMFPVECVVRAYLSGSGWKDYQATGAVCGIKLPAGLRESDRLPEPIFTPAAKINTGGHDENISFADVVSAIGTDYAQALRQLTLEIFTKASRHAESRGLILADTKFEFGLIDGEIVLADEVLTPDSSRYWPAEGYAPGGAQPSFDKQYVRDYLESIRWNKQAPAPSLPEEVIERTLAKYLEAYRLITGRTEL